ACGCGTTAATCCAAACATTGAATGACAAAGAAAACACTTCCCCTGAAATTGTTAGTGTTGCTTTTGCAATTCTTTCACTTCTCTTCTTGTCCTCACTAGCTGCATTTCCTCTCATTCGACATCTCCATCACAATTTCTTCAAGAGAATTCATCATTTCGTTGGATGGATAGCATTAGCACTTCTATGGATTTTCATTACCTTAACAGTTTCTTATGATCCTAAAACTAAGTCTTACAACAACGCGAAAATTTGCTCCAAGCTGATCAAACAACaagaatttttgtttaaattggcTATCACTGTGCTAATAATCATCCCCTGGATAACCGTGAGACATGTTCCAGTTAAGGTCACGTCTCCATCAGGACATGCAACGATTATAAAATTCGAGGCCGGAGTCAAAGCGGGAATTTTAGGACGAATTAGTCCTTCTCCCCTCTCTGAATGGATGCGTTTGGGATCATTTCTGATGGGAAGGCAGAGCACATGATGTTGGCAGGCGCGGTTGGTGACTTCACGAAAACCTTAGTGTCAAATCCCCCGAGCCATTTATGGGTACGACAAGTTCATTTTGCGGGCTTGCCTTATTTAGTAAACATGTACAACAGGGTTCTAGTGGTTGCAACAGGGTCCGGAATTTGTGTAACGTGTGTTTTCTCTGGGGGAGAAAAGGGGTGGAACAAAATTACGGtaaggaaataaaagacatgTTAAGCGGCCATCCAGAAGAGAAAGTGATTATACATGATACGACCTTGCTAGGACGTCCAAACGTATCAGAAATGAGCGTTGACGCAGCGCAAAAATGGGGAGCTGAAGTAGTTATTGTTACTAGCAATCCAGAAGGGAGTAGTTTTGTGAGCTTTTATTTCTAATAGTTTTGGAATTAGCCCAAAATATTTCACGTAAATTTTGTATtgtaaataacatattttatccTCTTCAATTCTATTTGtattactaaaattaaattcattattttatatagaaAGATAGATGTATCTTCCTAATAAAAAGAATATGTTCCAAAAtataaaggcataatacataaatatgccctttaacttggtttcgaatcacatttatgtccttcaactttggatgtgcacaagtaAACACTTGAACTTTTATAAAGTTAACAAATAGACACACCTGTCctatatgtcattttttgtcctgcATGGTGTCCAACGCGTAttttgtcatgtaggactcatgtgtttgtttatttaaaagttggatagttaaagtgtctgtttatgcattatgaaagttggagatcaaagttaaaacttgaagtcaagtttagagttcaatatatgtattaaaaaataactttttgaaaTACCATAGTGTAATGATGAAAAAGTTACAACCTATCtctactctttttttttgaaattacctTAATCCCTTAACTTTAATTTACATATTTTGGTTATATAACTGAcagttcaaatatattaattgtgATTCATTATATTTGTGGCTATTGCTCTTAAAATGGAAAACAAAACggaaatcaaaataaaatcccACAATTAATGTTATACAGTTCCTTCTTACTATCAATCAGAGAAACTTGAATCCTAAAATAGCAAAGAGGAAATACATCATTACGCAATTCAACTAtaacacttattttaaaaagacactTAAACTTTGAAAAGGTCCTAATACCCCCCATATTCTTATTTAGAGTGGATTTATTGTCCCATTATGATCCTATGTGGCACATTAAGTGTAATGCACTCGCCACCAGCGAGTCAGACaagtaagaaaatattatttatttattttttatatttatttaattaaaatattattttcttttactttatttcttttatgttattttctaatttttatctCCTTCATCAACGTTACCCAGAAGAGTTCTTGGACTCACTTTTTAGCTGAGGGAGATCAAAGTAATGAGATTATTGACGGAGAAAGAGATGAAAGCGGAGTGAGGTTGCGGCAAACGATAAGAAAAGACCGGTGAGAAAAGCGTCGAAGATTTAATGACGACGGAGGGAGAATCGTCGGGTTCAAGTTCAAATTCAGTAAAAAAATACCCTATCTAAATCAAGAGAGAATTGCATCCTTCGTAGATACAATAAATGTTGATTTTCAGTAAAAATTAAAGACGAAGTATACAAATATAGTTGAACGATTGAAGAAAAATCGCCGAAAATTTGatagtgtttttatttttcaattttatttttgatttgcaaGAGAAAATGGTTGAGATGGTGTTAAAGTGTGTGTATGGTGGCTATGGTAGAGAATCGCCGGTATGAAGAAAGAGGTCACGAAGAAGACGAAGAACAtacctttttttaaattattttagaaaaacaaatagaataaagaagaagaagaatagaacttttttatttattttagaaaaacaaatagaataagtaatatatatgaaaatataaataaaagtacaaatataaaaaataaaaataattaacactTGGCACGTGGCACATAGCAGTTGGTGCGTCTGTTCACATTCCTTCTTAAACTTGGGGTTGACCAAATAATGGGACACTTTTAccatttttaaattgtttaagtGGTTACTAGGACCTTTACAAAGTTTaagtatctttttaaaaaaagtgttttAGTTGAATGGGGTAATGATATATTTTCTCAATAGCAAATAAccatttcaaaattcaaaatcatgttcatctttttcttgtttcaaTAAAGAAACTTTTGAGCGAAATTCAATATCTTTTGTTGAAAATTGGATCAGAtacaaaatgaatattttgattttgttgagGCAGGGAGTATGGTGAAGTCAGGTTAGATATGAAAATATAGAAGTGATGGGATAGTGATTGGtgaaaatatttcattcatGAATCTAGTTTCAGCCATTGCAACTAAGTTGAATATAGATGATTTGGAAAATAAATTGAGATTTGATACATTTTAGAAGGAAACTCATCTCCACTGAGTATTGGAATGATATGGGGGTAAAGGTGTATATTGAGGTAAAGAAACGTGAGGTTGAATTTGATATGTATCCCCTCTATATTGATACAACTGATGAAAATGTTGGTGTGAGATACAAAGTTTTGATGCATCGACTGGTGAAATTGCATGTTTTGATGGTGCTGAAAAGGACACACATGCTCTTAACTTGGTGGAATCAAAAATTGGTGATTCGTGTTATATACAAGAAATGGAGGTAATGAATTACATAGCGTGCTGATACAAATAGTACAAAAGTGAATGTGAATCAATTGTACAAAGATAGAGCTACTTTAGTGGTTGTAATGacaaaatacaaaattgaaGATAACTTCTATTTTAGAGTTAAAAGATCTAATAACCAAAGGTACACAACTAATTTTCATGAGTttgtattttgatttatatgtCATGATACATTACAGGTTAAAAGTTAGTACATTAAACCTTTGATGTATATGTTTTGAGTCATCGATCTGTGAGTTACTGTATTTCTTTTTTGGTAACTAGCTTTCCATTTATCACCAAAAGAACATTACAAATGTTAGCAAGCTGCGTCACAACAATGCTATCCTTAATTAAACCACAAGCTGTTAGAATATAAAACTATATATTAGATTACTTATTCTAGGGGGGATCTAACACAACTTACATATATGATCTCTTTAGCTATAGTTTCCCACTGTTGCCTTCTTGTTTCAAAATTTCTCTGATTTCTCTCATTCCATATCTCATATGTGATTTCTCTATACATCATCTTGAACACCAGGATCTCCTTTAAATCTTCCTTTTGCATAGCTGATAGTCCATTATATGTATTGCTCCCATGTAATTGCATTATATATTGGCCTGTTCACCCATCTTAAAATTCTATCCCGTAATCTTCTCACATAAGTACATTGCACAAAGAATTGCTCCCTTGATTCATCCTTCATCTAGCATAGGCAGCGTGTTTTCTCTACATCTTGACCCCATTTCCTCAATCTATCAGTTGTCAGCATCTTTCCATGAAGTTGAATCCATGTTGTAAACTTTGATTTTGGTCTGGCAGCATTCATATACATTAGACATTTCCATGGAACTTTAGGTTTATCTTCTAACATATTGTTATAGAGTTGTTTTATCACACTTTTCTCTGGATTGATCGTAGGAAATTGAGATACAATAGTCATTGTCTCCAATATTTTCCTAATCATCCAGCATGCCTGCTGTGGTATTCGGATATTATCTCCTTGTTCTCATTTTATGTAGTATGTATGTATCCTTCTAATCCACAACTTGTCAACTTTGTGCTCCACATCCCAGTAGTTTTTAGCTATAGCAGCCTTGTTCCAGATTCTCAGATTAGTTATATTCAAACCTCCCACACACTTAGGTGAGCATAATGTTTCCCACGCCACTAGAGCTTTTTTGGTAATGGTATTGCTTCCTGACCAAAGATAGCTCCTATAGTTAGCTTCCATCATCTTCATCACCTTAGCTAGCATCATAAACAGTTGTGCCCAATAAGCCTGTATTCCAAATATTACAGACTGAATGAGTTGTACTCGTCCAACGTATGACAACTTTTGAGCAGTCCACGAAGAAATCCTTGCCGTGATCCTTGTGATAAGAGGCTTCCATTAAATAAGAGTGATTTTTTGAGTGGATAATGGAATTCCAAGATGTTTGAAGGGAAAATCTCCATGACTAAATCCCAACCTCGTAAGGATATTCACTTCCTCAGCTAGTGGTACTCCCCCAAAGTACACTGATCTTTTCCCTAAATTAGAAAGTGGTCCCGATGCCTTAGAAAATTCATTGAAACATTGTTGTATCATTGTGAATGATGCTAGGTCACCTCTCGAGAAAAGGAGCAGGTCATCTGCAAAACACATGTGACTTATTCCTAGCTTCCCACACCTTGGATgaaatttaaactatttcatATCCTTGAGGCTGTGTAGTAATCGCCTTAAGTACTCCATTGCAATTGCAAAAAGAAAGGGTGACATTGGATCACCTTACCTTAAACCTCAGGCAGCTTCAAAAGGATGAGTAGGTTCTCCATTAATCAACACTGAGTAGCTCACTCTTTTCACAAATTCCATCACCAAATCAGTGAACCTTCTTGGAGTTGAGTCATTACTTGGTCGATACATATCCATTCCAAAGAGTCATAAGCCTTTTGTAAATCTATTTTTATCATACACCTTGGAGATATGTGTTTCCTGTTATATCCCTTCACTAATTCATGTGCAAGAATGATGTTGTCTCCTATCTTTCTCCCTGGTATGAAACCTGCTTGTTTTTCACTAATCACAGTGGTCATTACCTTCTGTAGCCTTGTAGCTGAGATCtttgaaattattttgtaaAGGACTGAGTAACAAGCTAAAGGTCGATATTCTTGATATTAGTAGGCTATAGTTTTTGGGCACCAAAGTTACAGTGGTACATTTAATAGGCTTATAGAGTATACCTGCATTGAAAAATTCCCCCACAGCTTCAATGACCTCATGTTTGATAATTTGCCATGATTTCTTGAAGAATACAACATTATATCCATTAAACCTGGGACCTTATCATTCCCTATAGATTCCAAACAATGTGCAATTTCAATCTCAGTTATATGGCTACACAAGTGCACTCTTTGCTCTTAAGACAACACTGCTCCTCTCTTGATCACTCTTGTAGTGATTGCTAGTAAATTCTGTGTGGAATCTCCCATTAAACCTTTGTAGAACTTGACCACTTCTTCTCTTATTGCGCCTTGTTCAGCTAATTGATTACCCTCCAGAGAAGTTAGTTGACTGATTTGCGTTCGTTGACTTCTTTCCTTCATGATAACACTAAAGTACTTAGTGTTTGAGTCCCCTAATTTGATCCACTCTGGCCTTCTACTTCATAATGTTTTCCTTTATCATCGACCATTTTTCTAGTTCCTTTAGGGCATTAGCTTCCTTCATTTGCAAAGTATCATTGTATTGGATTTTGATCTGCTGCTGCATTTCTGTCAAATTCCTTCTAGCTATCTCCATTCTTTGAACAATATTCCTAAATTCTTGATTGTTCAGCTTCTTGAAAATTGGCTTAAGGTCCTTCAACTTACACCACACATTGTGCATACCTTGAGTAGCTTTTCGACCTTTCCACGTATCTCGAACAATAGATTCAAATCTACTGTGCCCTGCCCATACATTAAAAAACCTAAAAGGTACTTTGGTACTTATTTACTTCTAGGATCATAGGAGCACGATCAAAAATATTTGGCAATTCATATTCAAGTATCACATGACCTCATTTCATCATCCATTCACTGTTTCCCAGATCCCTATCCAATCTGCTACATACCCTGTCATTACCTTGTTGTTATTATTCTAAATGTAATAATCTCCTTTCCATGGCAGCTCATTAAGAAGAGTAGATTGCATACAGTTTGAGAAATCCTTAATGTCAACATATTGCAATGGTTTGCTAGATAGTTTATCCTGAGGATAAAGTAAGGCATTGAAGTCCCCACAAATTATCCAAGCATTAACTATGCTTTGAGCCTTCTTTTCCAAGTAGTCCCATAATGTTTTCCTTTGTTCAGCAGTGTTGAATCCATAAAACACAGTGAAGTAGTATTTCGTATCTGTCGCAATACCTTTCACCAAACAATGAAACCAATGTGCATCCTCTTCTACAAGTGTGACTGAAAATGACTGTTGTTCCCATATGATCCAAATTCTTTCATTGCTAGTAGACTGATCATTGTGTATATAACCCCATCCCTGACTAAGATTATTCATGATCCTATCCATTTTAGAATGTTATACTCTAGTTTCAATTAATCCTGCCAACTTAATATGATAATTGTGGAAAAACTCACTTCTTTCTGCTTGTATCTTTTATTCACCCCATAACATTCCAAAATACCCAAGTCATATGGATTGGATAATCTTGCCCTTATATGGAGGCTTAGTACTTCCTCCACATGCATTGACTGCATTAAATCTATTATTTGTAGGTACTGAATATAGCTTTTGGAAAATACTCACGTGTAAACTGTGGACTTTTGCCTCTTTGTTGAATTTTCTATACTCTTGTTCGTTTCTGTTTTGTCCCTACACTATACTTTCCACTTCCTTCTATTGTTTCACAATCCCTTCATCCTGTTGTTGTGCCGTTTGAGCCACATGTTGAATTGGTCCTTTACTTATCCATTTTTGCACCACCTTTTTCTGCCCTGCGTGATCTCTACTTTTTGCTTGTCCATGTTCACCAGGCTGGTTACGGTCACACTTATGTCCTATGACTTGACAAACTTCACAGAACATTGGTTTCCATTCATATATAACCTGTTGTATAAACACTCTGACCTTGGGATCTTTCACAACAATTTTATCGAGGAGTGGTTTGGTTATATTGACTTCAATTAGCATTCTCACTAATGAAACGCTCGCTATTTAGTTGTACATTTATTAGCATACATAGGCGTACTTATGGTGCTTGCAATTCGTCTTAGCGAATTTGACCCCCAGCAGTTCTGTGGTAAGTGTGGCAGTTTCACCCATAAGGGAATATTTGTTAACACTCTttactaaaatcaaaatcagCTGTCCATTTCTTCAAAATCAGTGGTCTGTAGTTTATAGAATAAGGTCCAGCTATCAGTATTTCCTGGGTATCCTCCAATGATTGAAATTTCACAATAAAATACCCTTggtcatacatatatatactcgGTTCTGCAACATTCCAACTTTGAGTCACAAATCTATGTATTGCATTATAACCTGGCCACTCTCCAATAGCATAAACAACCAGAGCACAATTCCACTTCTCTTTCAACCTTCTTTTTTTGAGTTGATCTACTATCTCACCTTCCTCAAATAGGGGTGTGATATATTCTAAGGCCATACCATTCCCTGcatttttgttcttcttaaaCATATTAACCATCTGCTTTCTCAACCTTTCCATCATCTATCACCGCCTTTTTATTTACTGTTCCATTGATTTGTTGAAGGTTTTCCACTATATCTTCCATTGCTTCACTTTGTGGGGTGTCCAATCGTAGTTTCTTCCTCGTTCCCGTCCCATTAGGCAGTGATTCAGTCTCCTAGGTTATGGATTTAGTATTTTCGGCTACTGCTTTAGCTAGATTTGGTTCCCCCATCAGCTCCGGTGGCACAATTCGAGTTTCTACTGAGCTTCCAGTGGTAACTCGTGGTTGTTTTCCTGCACGTCCTTGCCCTCATCCTTTTCCTCTTCCTCCACCTCTGGCCATGGCACTGTTAGTTTTATGACCCAAtcacattaatattattttggtttaatatttaattactaactAAATTCTAATTCTGATTGGATAAGTGGAGAAGTGGAGAAGTTACTTCAACTAACCATTAAGTCTTCCACTTTACCCATTACCTCTTCCGACTATTCATTATCTCCACTACACACCATGATGAAAAGGTGGGAATAATGTTAAAACACACTCTATTAAAGGGGTCATCTCTCTGCCATAAACATATATTCTTATTCATCAAAGCTATACATAAAGTATAAGGcaagagagagaaacaacttctaaagattaaaaaaaaagacttccGCTCAATCAAGTCAAGAATTATAATGGCAGATTCGGGTATGTATTCTTGACTGAAATTATCACAGTATTATTCTACGATCCTGAATAATTGATAGGATTTCTAAATGTTAGATTGTTTATATTTTcacaatcattaaaaaatattttatatgtggtatcagagcatgttTTAAAAACTAgtgatttttcataaaattaatgttttcctCATTTGAAAATGGTAATATGTAGTATTAAGTGAAATAATTATTCACTATCAcgatgtattttattttgaaattatgcaTATGAGATTAATTAATCATCAAAGTGGTCTAATCTTtgaaaaattgattcaaaataatgactaaatgtATATTCAATTAtccattatttttatacttataaTTGATATAACTTATGGATATATTGAGGTTTTTGGTTCTAAGATATTTAGGGATCACCCAAATgttgattatttcattttataaccATTGAACATTAATGAGATAATTTAGATGTGTcgttagttttatttatttatccaaatataataaatattattgattgacacatttaaaattattgaattatgttaaatttacaTCTAAGCATCATTATGTCTAAAGTTGTATTTTGATGTTTCCCCAATGGAGGATATTGATATAcatttaagaatttataaatcatttatgaGTTTGATAGTAAGTTAAAATTCATAACTCAAAGTATTAAAAAGTCAGTATATTATATTTGCAGCATTTGCTCTTCATTCGCACTTTGCCTCTGTTACAGCCTTTAACGGTCTTAACTTCTCAGATTTGTGCGAACAGATCAAATTCCATCTCGGAGTTTTAGATCTTGATGTTGCACTTTACACTCAAAAGTCAACTCCTATTACTGAAACTAGCAGTACTGAAGAAAGGTCTCATTATAAGCACTGGGATCGATCTAACAGATTAGGCAAAATGTTTATGTGAATGAATATTGCGAGAAACACTACGACTACTCTTCCCAAAACTGAAAATGCAAAAGATTTTCTGAAATTCGTGGAAGAATCCTCTCAAACTGCTGATAAATATCTTGCTGGGACATTAATGGTACTTTGACCACCATGAAGTTTGATGGTTCACGTACCATGCATGAGCATGTCATCGGAATGACAAATGTAACAGCAAGACTTAAGTCTTTGGGAATGGAAGTGAAACAAAATTTCCTTGTATAATTCATTATCAACTCATTATTGTCTGAGTATGGCCCTTTCCAAATGAGCTACAACACCATGAAAGACAAATAGAACGTGCATCAATTGCACGGAATGTTGGTTCAGGAGGAAGTAAGGCTCAAGAATCAAGGAACCCACTCCATTAACCTTGTAAGTTATCAAGAagttggaaagaaaggaaaaaacatGCTAAAGGAAAACAGAGGCACCATAATGTTAATGAGTCCTCCTCTCAAGTACATAAGAAGGAACATAAGAATGATAAGTGTCGTTTCTGTGGAAAATCTGGACACTCTCAGAAAGATTGTCTGAAATTTAAGACATGGCTCGAGAAGAAAGGTAAGCCTAGTGCTTTTACATGTCTCCAATCAAATTTAACTGAAGTTCATAATACTTGGTGGATTGATTCTGGTTGTACTGTTCATGTTTCTAATACGATGCAGGGATTCCTTACAACACAAACCATAAACcagaatgaaagatatgtgtgTATGGGGAATAGAGTGAAGGCTCCAGTTAAAGCTATAGGAACTTACCGTTTGATCCTTGATACTGGGCGCCACTTAGATTTACTTGAAAGTTGTTATGTACCTTCTCTTTCGAgaaatttagtttatttttctaagTTGGATAAGACTAAATACTCTTTTAATTTAGGTAATGGATGTTTTAGTTTGTTTGAACATAATTATCTCATAGTTTTATGACCCACtcacattaatattatttttgtttaatatttaattactaactaaattttaattttaattggaTAAGTGGAGAAGTGGAGAAGTGGGGAAGTGGGGGAAGTGGAGAAGTTACTTCAACTACCTATTAAGTCTTTCACTTTACCCATTACCTCTTCCAACTATCCATTATCTCCACTACTCACCATGATGGAAAGGTGGGAATAATGTTAAAACACACTCTATTTAAAGGGTCCTCTCTCTACCATAAACATATAGTCTTATCCATCAAAGCTATACATAAAGTATAAGGCAATAGAGAGAAACAACTTCTAAAGAACCAAAAGAAAAGACTTCTGCTCAATCAAGTCAAGAATTATAATGGCAGATTCGGGTATGTATTCTTGACTGAAATTATCAtagtattaaatatatgtgaaaATCATATAGTTCTACGATCCTGAATAATTGATAAGATTTctaaatgttaaattatttatgttttcacaatcattaaaaaatcttttatatCCACTCCGACATACAATAACTACCTTATGCCGAGAGTATGAAGCAGGAGAAGAAGattttcacatataatacaatgAATTACTGTATTGTAAATATAAAGTATCACATACATGtgactttttcttcttttggattgagtttagatatacatatataaataatgataCATTACTGATTTCAATTTGATACATTGTTGGTTTAATGTAAATCTACTATTTAATGGATTTTTGTAGTTGTCAGTCagtgtattattattattataatgtaGCCTATACATGtgaatttctcttttttatgttaaggtattaatataaaaatatctttttgaaTATTACATTATCGTGGAAGAGAAAATATTGTCAAATAATGGATAATATACTATGTTGAGATGAAATACAAGGAGTCTAACTACAAAACAAAAAGATTAAGCAGTTGTCAGCGAAGAAGGAGTCTTACTTGAAGTAaatcaaaagagttttgaataaaattaaagaggagtttgaaatgaaaaaataactcTATAAAGAGTTTTGCTTAAATAGAGGAGTAGTCATCTAGAATACTCACGCACATACCTAGCTAAAATACAAGTGGTTTATTGACTTTTATGAGGTGTTGTTGAATTTTGAAGAGCTAGGTCTTACTATAGAGTTTATGTTCTAGGaaatttttctttgtgtttgtGTTTTGATGTTTTGGTAGTTCAGtaaattataaactaaaataagatTATAGTCTTCAATTTAAGGCCAACATGAAGACTTGGGAACACACATCTTGGAGGTTTATGCGTAAGgtttaatttaatattcattAGATTACATAGCTTTTGTAATTTCTTTTATGGTAAGGCTCCTTGGCATTTATTGAAGTTGGGAGTAAAGCATTTTGTGGAACATGTCATTATTTTTGAATCGGGTGTTTTCGTATAAAATATTGTGTTCTTACTTTATCGTAATTTTAGCTCTTTGTTAAAACACATTAGGAAACTTGGTTCTCTTAGGTAAAACACTCAATTAATTTACCTCATAATCTCTAAATTTTCTaccatttgaaaaaattacaaaaatttctaCTCTCTCATATTCTC
This window of the Solanum pennellii chromosome 2, SPENNV200 genome carries:
- the LOC107010732 gene encoding adenylate-forming reductase 06235-like; protein product: MESIVVVQFHLLCLIYALIQTLNDKENTSPEIVSVAFAILSLLFLSSLAAFPLIRHLHHNFFKRIHHFVGWIALALLWIFITLTVSYDPKTKSYNNAKICSKLIKQQEFLFKLAITVLIIIPWITVRHVPVKVTSPSGHATIIKFEAGVKAGILGRISPSPLSEWMRLGSFLMGRQST